In one window of Plasmodium malariae genome assembly, contig: PmUG01_00_36, whole genome shotgun sequence DNA:
- the PmUG01_00060600 gene encoding fam-l protein, translated as MEKNIKSLFLNILAFIFLTWLFHFRIDKSTLNKFLKDNSNNDSKLDGKHYRLLATHKEESDLNILGLKQDMSNSGVKKKKYLSNNEGETPEKKNHLYKSSSKSIKDHRNAMKKEANIFETKKYSIIEKKIFKELDFEDFLKRNKMISNKIYKKIMYKKLALRITLPLLLFLLLLTVLITDFTWGLVDGKKGLWGALGLSKILNDWANCNDDWWLKTMLNWLKTNSSWFWKHNSIFGGGTHNGCTATAVKEGCILGQLFGIIIYVIPFIILAINYIRNYLLP; from the exons atggaaaaaaatattaaatcattatttcttaatattttagcgtttatatttttaacatggTTATTCCATTTTAGAATTGATAAG aGCACGCTTAACAAATTTCTAAAAGATAACTCTAATAATGATAGTAAATTAGATGGAAAACATTATCGATTATTAGCAACACATAAAGAAGAAAGTGATTTAAATATACTAGGGTTAAAACAAGACATGTCAAATAGTggagtgaaaaaaaaaaaatatttatctaaTAATGAAGGTGAAACCccagaaaaaaagaatcatttatataaaagttcATCAAAGAGTATAAAAGATCATAGGAATGCTATGAAAAAAGAAgctaatatatttgaaacaaaaaaatattccattattgaaaaaaaaatatttaaagaacttGATTTTGAAGATTTTCTTAAACGTAACAAAATGATTAGTAATaagatttacaaaaaaataatgtacaaAAAACTAGCACTGCGAATTACTTTACctttattattgttcttGTTGTTACTAACTGTACTCATAACAGATTTTACATGGGGTTTGGTAGATGGAAAAAAGGGATTGTGGGGTGCATTAGGATTATCGAAAATTCTAAACGATTGGGCAAATTGTAATGATGATTGGTGGTTGAAGACAATGTTAAATTGGTTAAAAACTAATTCATCATGGTTTTGGAAGcataattcaatttttggTGGAGGTACACATAATGGTTGTACTGCAACAGCAGTTAAAGAAGGTTGTATATTAGGACAGTTATTtggtattataatatatgttatacctttcattatattagCTATTAATTATATCAGGAATTATCTATTACCATAA
- the PmUG01_00060700 gene encoding fam-m protein yields MMYKKIKLLLFIKINAFLLLSWTFPFNNNTSINFLNENYNLAGKLSKSNYRLLGKYKHDKDSSIVTLKEDTLNNRVRTKNHIYNDKKETKGKHKQSNRILLNKAQYYTEFIDYNNGMFDGKHFHFERKFMKKKDYDNFVEKKKRTRDIALKKIKFRSYGFGIATFLIFFLLGFGLPISYGYEMVKDATFTPFKSCWEFIYNNLGLKQIIEAIKSLVNQESGGGALSQAGVPGVEYFYIGIFCLLIIVLAIILIVTIPKILRNNEKYKKIKYMTQ; encoded by the exons AtgatgtataaaaaaattaaattacttctttttataaaaattaatgcttttcttcttttatcgTGGACTTTTCCATTTAACAAT aATACTTCTATTAATTTCCTGAATGAGAACTATAATCTTGCTGGAAAATTGAGTAAAAGTAATTATCGATTACTTGGAAAATATAAGCACGACAAGGATTCAAGTATTGTGACGTTAAAAGAAGATACATTAAACAATAGAGTGCGCAcaaaaaatcatatatataatgataaaaaagagaCAAAAGGAAAACACAAGCAGTCCAatagaatattattaaataaggcACAATACTATACAGAATttatagattataataatggaatgttTGACGGAAAgcatttccattttgaaagaaaatttatgaaaaaaaaagattatgataattttgtcgagaaaaaaaaaagaactcgtgatatagctttaaaaaaaataaaatttagaagtTACGGATTTGGAATTGCTAcgtttttgatttttttcttgttggGATTTGGATTACCCATATCGTATGGATATGAGATGGTTAAGGATGCAACTTTTACACCATTTAAAAGTTGTTgggaatttatatataacaatttaggtctaaaacaaattatagaAGCAATAAAATCTTTAGTAAACCAAGAATCAGGAGGAGGAGCATTATCACAGGCAGGAGTACCAGGagtagaatatttttatataggaATATTTTGCCTACTTATTATTGTATTAGCTATCATACTTATAGTAACAATTCCTAAgatattaagaaataatgaaaaatataaaaaaattaagtatatgACTCAGTGA
- the PmUG01_00060800 gene encoding fam-l protein has translation MNIMEQNIKSVLFIKIFVFLISSWIFHLGNNIIIFNKFLDKKYKFYRKTDIGNYRLLAKYKKNRDSIITGIKDELSSNEFHKRKNISYNENERTQKKELSSRCSSRNARGNKKAMKNKTCIFETKKYSYLEKKIFKELDYEDFLKNNRIITDKIYKKIIRRKYGLKLSLPIILILLLSVALISDYFCGYIIIAKFINTLTSYFGKNCFNILRDWLLSSPLKFMGVTVKQSPKEVVGMLLLFLNLFLVI, from the exons atgaatatcatggaacaaaatattaaatcagtattgtttattaaaatttttgtgttTCTTATTTCATCTTGGATATTCCATCTTGGCAATAACATc attatttttaacaaatttctggataaaaaatacaaattttatagaaaaacaGATATAGGAAATTATCGATTACTAgctaaatataaaaagaataggGATTCAATTATTACAGGGATAAAGGATGAGTTATCAAGTAATGAATttcataaaagaaaaaatatatcttataatGAAAACGAAAGGacacaaaaaaaggaattatcTAGTAGATGTTCATCAAGGAATGCGAGGGGCAATAAAAAAgctatgaaaaataaaacttgtatatttgaaacaaaaaaatattcctatttagagaaaaaaatattcaaagaacttgattacgaagattttcttaaaaacaatAGGATAATTACTGACAAGATTTACAAAAAGATAATACGTAGAAAATACGGTTTAAAACTTTCTTTACCTATAATACTGATATTGTTATTGTCAGTTGCATTAATATCTGATTATTTTTGCggttatataattatagcTAAGTTCATTAATACGTTGACATCATATTTTGGTAAgaattgttttaatatattacgtGATTGGTTGTTAAGTTCCCCTTTAAAATTTATGGGTGTAACAGTAAAACAATCTCCCAAGGAAGTGGTGGGAATGTTACTATTATTCTTAAACCTTTTTTTAGTAAtctaa
- the PmUG01_00061100 gene encoding fam-l protein, with translation MMEKSIKIPLFIKISLFIFLNWTCHFNNDVCKPNKNLENNYILGKKLSLKSYRILARSKEFRGSCYVALNQNLKDNKIQEEKYFFNNQKGFLEKRKQLNGSLSKNERCNKKVMKNNYNIFETKKYSRLEKKIFKELDYIDFLKNDRIISDKVYKKVIRKKFGLRIFIPVLLLFIFLLSIILDFSGSYGLRNGLFQLFKITSLPWHGKINGLLHKSPIGEFFKGVVKEFTKQLGSQTQKVRVINYSVNFTNFLIYFIPFIILGVTLILWVFYYHKKVKKYEKIKYGKR, from the exons atgatggaaaaaagtattaagataccattatttattaaaatttctttgtttatctttttaaattGGACATGTCATTTTAATAATGATGtg tgtaAGCCTAACaaaaatttggaaaataattacattcttggtaaaaaattatcactGAAGTCTTATAGAATACTAGCAAGAAGTAAAGAGTTTAGGGGTTCATGTTATGTAGCTTTGaatcaaaatttaaaagataataaaatacaggaagaaaaatacttttttaataaccaAAAAGGTTTTctagaaaaaaggaaacaatTAAATGGAAGTTTGTCAAAGAATGAAAGAtgcaataaaaaagttatgaaaaataattataatatatttgaaacaaaaaaatattctcgtcttgaaaaaaaaatattcaaagaattGGATTACAtagattttcttaaaaacgACAGAATAATTAGCGATaaggtatataaaaaagtaatacgtaaaaaattCGGATTACGGATTTTTATACCTGTATTgctgttatttatttttttactatcGATCATACTAGATTTTTCTGGTTCTTATGGACTTAGAAATGGATTGTTTCAGCTGTTTAAAATTACTTCATTACCGTGGCACGGGAAAATAAATGGATTACTGCATAAATCACCTATAGGTGAATTTTTCAAGGGTGTGGTGAAAGAATTTACTAAACAATTGGGTAGTCAGACACAAAAAGTTAGagttataaattattcaGTGAATTTTACgaactttttaatatattttatacctttcattatattagGTGTCACACTTATATTATgggttttttattatcataaaaaagttaagaaatatgaaaagatTAAATATGGGAAAAgataa